From a single Glycine soja cultivar W05 chromosome 19, ASM419377v2, whole genome shotgun sequence genomic region:
- the LOC114399263 gene encoding purple acid phosphatase 22-like, which yields MYSISFCVPSTTPLYNRPSIFKMVPFTPSNKLQQSTSSPTRINMMGKCSKSLMAFPILLLRTLCFLLFSQPLLSQENNFVRQPAAQLIITPHHRSHSDPQQVHISLVGQEKMRVSWITEDKHAESVVEYGTKAGEYSAKATGVYTSYQYFFYNSGKIHNVVIGPLQPGSTYFYRCGGSGPEFSFKTPPPRCPIEFVIVGDLGQTEWTASTLKHIDSSDYDVFLLPGDLSYADSQQPLWDSFGRLVEPYASKRPWMVTEGNHEIEIFPIIYPQGFQAYNARWPMPFQQSGSTSNLYYSFEVAGTHVIMLGSYTDFDSQSLQYTWLQSDLANIDRVKTPWVIVLLHAPWYNTNEAHQGEGESMRQAMEELLYEARVDLVFAGHVHAYERFTRIYDNKADSCGPMYVTIGDGGNREGLALMFKNPSSPLSLYREPSFGHGRLRILNETHAHWSWHRNNDADAVVADGVWIESLSSSKACSKTPYQQYAANEEL from the exons atgtattccATCTCATTCTGTGTACCTTCCACAACCCCACTATATAACAGaccctccatattcaaaatggTGCCTTTCACTCCCAGCAACAAATTGCAACAATCAACAAGTAGTCCAACCCGAATAAACATGATGGGAAAATGTAGTAAGTCCCTTATGGCGTTCCCAATCCTCCTCCTACGCACCCTATGCTTCCTTTTGTTCTCACAACCCCTCCTTTCTCAGGAGAACAATTTTGTTCGTCAGCCAGCTGCTCAACTCATCATCACTCCCCACCATCGCTCCCATTCAGACCCCCAACAG GTACACATTTCTTTGGTGGGCCAAGAGAAGATGAGGGTGTCGTGGATAACCGAAGACAAGCACGCAGAATCTGTGGTGGAGTACGGAACAAAGGCAGGGGAATATAGCGCAAAAGCAACGGGGGTGTACACCTCGTAccaatattttttctataactCCGGCAAGATTCACAACGTTGTAATTGGGCCATTGCAGCCTGGTTCGACTTACTTCTACAGGTGCGGAGGGTCAGGTCCTGAGTTTTCCTTCAAGACACCACCACCCAGGTGTCCCATTGAATTTGTCATCGTTG GTGACTTGGGACAAACAGAATGGACTGCATCAACCTTAAAACACATTGATAGCAGCGACTATGATGTGTTCTTGTTACCAGGAGACCTATCCTATGCCGATTCCCAACAACCTTTGTGGGACTCTTTTGGTCGTTTGGTGGAGCCATATGCTAGTAAAAGGCCATGGATGGTTACCGAAGGCAACCACGAGATTGAGATTTTCCCTATTATCTACCCACAAGGCTTCCAAGCCTACAACGCTCGCTGGCCCATGCCCTTCCAACAAAGTGGTTCCACCTCAAACCTCTATTACTCCTTCGAGGTTGCCGGCACCCACGTCATCATGCTAGGTTCCTACACTGATTTTGACTCCCAATCACTTCAGTACACGTGGCTTCAATCTGACCTCGCCAACATTGATAGGGTCAAGACACCTTGGGTGATTGTGTTGCTGCATGCACCTTGGTATAATACTAATGAGGCACACCAAGGTGAAGGTGAATCCATGAGACAAGCCATGGAGGAGTTGCTTTATGAGGCACGCGTTGACTTGGTTTTTGCTGGCCATGTTCATGCATATGAACGCTTC ACTCGAATTTACGACAATAAGGCTGATTCGTGTGGACCAATGTACGTGACAATTGGTGACGGAGGAAACAGGGAAGGTCTTGCGTTAAT GTTTAAGAACCCTTCAAGCCCGCTCTCATTGTATCGAGAGCCAAGCTTTGGACATGGAAGGTTGCGAATACTAAATGAAACACATGCACATTGGTCATGGCACCGAAACAATGATGCTGATGCGGTTGTAGCTGATGGTGTTTGGATAGAGAGTTTAAGCAGCTCGAAAGCATGCTCGAAGACACCATACCAACAATATGCTGCTAACGAAGAGCTATAA
- the LOC114399292 gene encoding probable purple acid phosphatase 20, giving the protein MGMRMRVPGFMLLLIIGIFELDAVYGYVRPPPRKTLFVPHADQDSHSPQQVHISQVGQNKMRISWITDSPTPAKVMYAPSPSGNTVSATGTTSSYRYLVYESGEIHNVVIGPLNPNTVYYYRLGDPPSSQTYNFKTPPSQLPIKFAIVGDLGQTDWTKSTLEHVKKSNYDMLLLPGDLSYADFNQDLWDSFGRLVEPLASQRPWMVTQGNHEVETIPLLHKTPFTAYNARWLMPFQESGSNSNLYYSFDVAGVHVIMLGSYTDFDPSSPQYKWLQNDLQTVNKRTTPWIVVLIHAPWYNSNTAHQGEPESINMKVAMEDLLYQARVDVVFAGHVHAYERFTRVYKDKANNCAPMYITIGDGGNREGLATKYMDPKPTISIFREASFGHGTLEVFNVSHARWTWHKNDNDEAVDSDFVWLTSFSSIPSCK; this is encoded by the exons atgggGATGCGAATGCGTGTGCCAGGATTCATGCTTTTGCTAATCATCGGAATCTTCGAACTCGATGCTGTTTATGGTTACGTTCGACCACCACCTCGTAAAACACTCTTTGTTCCACATGCAGATCAGGATTCCCACTCGCCTCAACAG GTACACATATCTCAAGTGGGCCAAAACAAGATGAGGATATCATGGATCACAGACAGCCCAACTCCTGCAAAGGTTATGTACGCTCCATCTCCTTCAGGTAATACAGTCTCTGCCACAGGAACTACCTCTTCGTATCGTTATCTGGTCTACGAGTCTGGTGAAATTCACAACGTCGTAATTGGTCCCCTCAACCCCAACACTGTCTACTACTACCGTTTGGGTGACCCACCTTCTTCCCAAACATACAACTTTAAGACTCCACCCTCCCAACTTCCAATCAAATTTGCAATAGTTG GAGATCTTGGACAAACAGATTGGACCAAGTCAACTTTGGAGCATGTGAAGAAGTCAAACTACGACATGTTGTTATTGCCTGGTGATCTATCCTACGCAGACTTCAACCAAGATCTATGGGACTCCTTTGGTCGATTAGTTGAACCATTAGCTAGCCAACGTCCTTGGATGGTCACCCAAGGCAACCACGAGGTCGAGACGATTCCATTGCTTCACAAAACACCATTCACAGCCTACAATGCTAGGTGGCTCATGCCATTCCAAGAAAGTGGATCAAACTCtaatctttattattctttcGATGTGGCTGGTGTTCATGTCATCATGCTTGGCTCCTACACTGACTTTGACCCTTCTTCTCCACAATACAAATGGCTTCAAAATGACTTGCAAACGGTAAACAAGAGAACAACTCCTTGGATTGTAGTATTGATTCACGCCCCGTGGTACAACTCTAACACTGCTCATCAAGGTGAGCCTGAATCCATTAACATGAAGGTTGCCATGGAAGATTTGCTCTATCAAGCCCGCGTTGATGTTGTTTTTGCAGGGCATGTTCATGCCTATGAGCGTTTT ACACGTGTTTATAAAGACAAGGCTAACAATTGTGCTCCGATGTACATCACAATCGGAGATGGGGGAAATCGTGAAGGCCTTGCTACTAA GTACATGGATCCCAAGCCAACGATATCAATATTCAGGGAGGCTAGCTTTGGACATGGTACGTTAGAAGTATTTAACGTATCTCATGCACGCTGGACCTGGCATAAGAATGATAACGATGAAGCAGTTGATAGTGATTTTGTGTGGCTTACAAGTTTCTCCTCTATTCCTTCCTGTAAATAG